In one Corallococcus sp. EGB genomic region, the following are encoded:
- a CDS encoding hemin ABC transporter substrate-binding protein, protein MRWTASGWGLAAAVFALTAHAAPPTPKLITIGPAITQTVFALGAGDRVVGVDDSSATLPEASKVRTVGYQRALSAEGVLSLGANLLLGSAEAGPPAVLEQLKQAGMTVETYSNEPSVERARARILGIAERLGTPEQGKALVAELDADLKRAAERAARVKGAKPPRILAIYARGAGTMMVAGSGTVADMLIRLTGALNAADAMQGHKPLGAEAVVAAAPEYVLLPASSVSSVGGAEGLAKLPGLSQVKGWKLVTVEDVDFMGLGPGLGKAVARVQDAVAAEKGGGK, encoded by the coding sequence ATGAGGTGGACGGCCTCCGGGTGGGGCCTGGCCGCGGCCGTGTTCGCGCTGACGGCGCACGCGGCGCCTCCCACGCCGAAGCTCATCACCATTGGCCCGGCCATCACGCAGACGGTGTTCGCGCTGGGCGCGGGTGACCGGGTGGTGGGCGTGGACGACTCCAGCGCGACGCTGCCGGAGGCGTCGAAGGTGCGCACGGTGGGCTACCAGCGCGCGCTGTCGGCGGAAGGCGTGCTGTCACTGGGAGCGAACCTGCTCCTGGGCTCGGCGGAGGCCGGGCCTCCGGCGGTGCTGGAGCAGCTCAAGCAGGCGGGCATGACGGTGGAGACGTACTCCAACGAGCCCTCGGTGGAGCGCGCTCGCGCGCGCATCCTGGGCATCGCGGAGCGGCTGGGCACGCCGGAGCAGGGCAAGGCGCTGGTGGCGGAGCTGGACGCGGACCTGAAGAGGGCGGCGGAGCGCGCGGCCCGGGTGAAGGGCGCGAAGCCGCCGCGCATCCTGGCCATCTACGCGCGCGGCGCGGGCACGATGATGGTGGCGGGCTCGGGCACTGTGGCGGACATGCTCATCCGCCTGACGGGCGCGCTGAACGCGGCGGACGCGATGCAGGGCCACAAGCCGCTGGGCGCGGAGGCCGTGGTGGCGGCGGCGCCTGAGTACGTGCTTTTGCCCGCGAGCTCCGTGTCGTCGGTGGGCGGCGCGGAGGGCCTGGCGAAGCTGCCCGGCTTGTCGCAGGTGAAGGGCTGGAAGCTCGTCACGGTGGAGGACGTGGACTTCATGGGGCTGGGGCCCGGCCTGGGCAAGGCGGTGGCCCGCGTGCAGGACGCGGTGGCCGCGGAGAAGGGCGGCGGCAAATGA
- a CDS encoding iron ABC transporter permease, whose protein sequence is MSASEAMPVPASRPVSSRVPGAGPWVTLGLLLAVMVLASLAVGLMTVPPSAILGSLWEAAGLGEASHRLDAMQRAVLLTIRLPRVLMAVMVGGVLATTGAALQALFRNPLVEPGLLGTSSGAALGAVLAIVLDVALAAHVGPFRMLVVPGSAFLGALGATLLALRLGTGGGRTDTSRVLLAGVAVSAGAFAGMGLLTHAATDAQLRTITFWSLGSLGGASWEAVGAAALPLLVTVGLLLSEARALNLVLLGEREAWHLGVDVERLKRKLILAAALGVGAAVAFCGMIGFVGLLVPGLLRIALGPDHRRLLAASALSGASLLLASDLLARTLASPSELPVGALTSVLGVPAFIALLARKGAA, encoded by the coding sequence ATGAGCGCGTCGGAGGCCATGCCCGTGCCGGCCTCGCGGCCGGTGTCCTCGCGGGTTCCGGGCGCGGGGCCCTGGGTGACGTTGGGACTGCTGCTGGCGGTGATGGTCCTGGCGTCGCTGGCGGTGGGCTTGATGACGGTGCCCCCGTCCGCCATCCTCGGAAGTCTCTGGGAGGCGGCCGGACTGGGCGAGGCCTCCCACCGGCTGGACGCGATGCAACGCGCGGTGCTGCTCACCATCCGCCTGCCGCGCGTGCTGATGGCGGTGATGGTGGGCGGGGTGCTGGCCACCACGGGGGCGGCGCTCCAGGCCCTCTTCCGCAACCCGCTGGTGGAGCCGGGCCTCCTGGGCACGTCCAGCGGGGCGGCGCTGGGCGCGGTGCTGGCCATCGTGCTGGACGTGGCCTTGGCCGCGCACGTGGGCCCCTTCCGGATGCTGGTGGTGCCGGGGTCGGCCTTCCTGGGCGCACTGGGGGCGACGCTGCTCGCGCTGCGGCTGGGCACGGGCGGCGGGCGCACGGACACGTCGCGCGTGTTGCTGGCGGGCGTGGCGGTGAGCGCGGGCGCGTTCGCGGGCATGGGCCTGCTCACGCACGCCGCCACGGACGCGCAGCTGCGCACCATCACCTTCTGGAGCCTGGGCAGCCTGGGCGGCGCGTCGTGGGAGGCGGTGGGCGCCGCGGCGCTGCCGCTGCTCGTGACGGTGGGGCTGCTCTTGAGCGAGGCGCGGGCGCTCAACCTGGTGCTCCTGGGCGAGCGCGAGGCGTGGCACCTGGGCGTGGACGTGGAGCGGCTCAAGCGCAAGCTCATCCTCGCCGCCGCGCTGGGCGTGGGGGCGGCGGTGGCCTTCTGCGGGATGATTGGTTTCGTGGGCCTGCTGGTGCCGGGGCTGCTGCGCATCGCGCTCGGGCCGGACCACCGGAGGCTGTTGGCCGCTTCCGCGCTGTCGGGGGCCTCGCTGCTCCTCGCGTCGGACCTGCTCGCGCGCACGCTGGCGTCTCCGTCCGAGCTGCCGGTGGGGGCGCTCACGTCGGTGCTGGGCGTGCCCGCGTTCATCGCGCTGCTCGCGCGCAAGGGGGCGGCATGA
- a CDS encoding heme ABC transporter ATP-binding protein codes for MSLEARGIEVWRGRGRVAGPLTLEVRPGELLAVVGPNGAGKSSLLAALSGELRCKSGDIFLEGRALHQWPYVDRAQRLGVLPQESSLGFGFTALEVALLGRSPHARRGGDASDLDIARAALDATDTQHLASRSYTTLSGGERQRVQLARVLAQLWKPPARGHRYLLLDEPTASLDLSHQHLVLERARAFARDGGAVLAVLHDLNLAARYADRIAVLEQGRCVETGTPSGVLTPGLIADTFGLQVEVVARPDLPGPLVIPLGRAPAQP; via the coding sequence ATGAGCCTGGAGGCGCGCGGCATCGAGGTCTGGCGCGGGCGGGGCCGTGTGGCCGGCCCGCTGACGCTGGAGGTCCGGCCGGGTGAGCTTCTCGCCGTGGTGGGCCCCAACGGCGCGGGCAAGTCCTCCCTGCTGGCGGCGCTGTCGGGCGAGCTGCGCTGCAAGTCCGGCGACATCTTCCTGGAGGGCCGAGCGCTGCATCAGTGGCCCTATGTGGATCGCGCGCAGCGGCTGGGAGTCCTGCCGCAGGAGTCCTCCCTGGGCTTCGGCTTTACCGCCTTGGAGGTGGCGCTCCTGGGGCGAAGCCCGCATGCGCGCAGGGGCGGTGACGCGTCCGACCTGGACATCGCCCGAGCGGCGCTCGACGCCACCGACACGCAGCACCTGGCCTCGCGTTCATACACCACGCTTTCTGGAGGCGAGCGGCAACGCGTGCAGCTGGCCCGTGTGCTGGCCCAGCTGTGGAAGCCGCCCGCGCGCGGCCACCGCTACCTGCTCCTGGACGAGCCGACGGCGAGCCTGGACCTGTCCCATCAACACCTGGTGCTGGAGCGCGCCCGTGCCTTCGCGCGGGACGGCGGAGCGGTGCTCGCGGTGTTGCATGACCTGAACCTGGCCGCGCGGTACGCGGACCGCATCGCGGTGCTGGAGCAGGGCCGGTGCGTGGAGACGGGCACGCCTTCTGGCGTGCTGACGCCCGGCCTCATCGCGGACACGTTCGGATTGCAGGTGGAGGTGGTGGCGCGGCCGGACCTGCCGGGGCCGCTGGTGATTCCGCTGGGTCGCGCACCCGCGCAGCCCTGA